A part of Penaeus chinensis breed Huanghai No. 1 chromosome 6, ASM1920278v2, whole genome shotgun sequence genomic DNA contains:
- the LOC125026679 gene encoding putative mediator of RNA polymerase II transcription subunit 26 codes for MKKMLDPQYVKRLFDSIDDMGFEVSMEAKMTATKPDWKEEEEEAFPQQVRNHDASVPSAKNRSRDQEVSAEFDVSKNSKKRALEGTFSPQPKKFCTSEFFRGQEVLHSTNSISEQNQSNFSHSSSPVYGNHNSSLLASPPQNIVCDMSPGRAKPGPALRSYYDSVLPQPPRSSEGGGPVRGLLPPEPRKGFHHEHSAQNTSTNQGKDCHGGGGISDMSENQAGDAAFSNQGFQNNPKCVESPRSYRQSEPNSSPIYPSIAAQNHHFPHNSPSLIHSPQARTFPQGEQSIVPSFPHTNQTDQNFHFSSRMEVLISTQRHQQQYMQQSERQQLQFKQQPLKQQDAAQNHQDQHRQHSQPNQQTQQLNYQVHINCQQSLQNYQPGRSYQQTRQLQEQHQKTGHQFQPGAIYQQSIQTEHSVQPQPSELNLKQLGLCQQPEMQHQQQDMHHQQLRQQNQMELQHQHSRHQQSEQQYQQTRHHPSDPHHQQKRHQHHLHQQQSGQIQYVSHQTQDRPQTQLNANGRGQAFPSGQIQQNPSLQQWHSSSAFCHTQNQNGNYGLYDPLSIASSSSMHHPGSTTIQTKSSGPQF; via the exons ATGAAGAAAATGTTGGACCCGCAGTATGTGAAAAGGCTGTTTGACAGCATAGATGACATGGGGTTTGAGGTGAGTATGGAGGCCAAGATGACAGCGACCAAGCCGGactggaaagaggaggaggaggaggcatttcCACAGCAAGTGCGGAATCACGATGCATCAGTGCCAAGTGCCAAAAATCGGAGCAGAGACCAAGAGGTTTCTGCTGAATTCGATGTGTCCAAAAATTCGAAGAAGAGAGCCTTGGAGGGAACGTTTTCCCCGCAACCAAAGAAGTTCTGTACCTCAGAATTCTTCCGCGGGCAGGAGGTTTTACACAGTACAAATTCAATCTCGGAGCAGAACCAGTCGAACTTCAGTCATTCCAGCTCGCCCGTCTATGGAAACCACAATTCCTCACTGCTCGCTTCTCCTCCGCAGAACATTGTCTGTGACATGAGTCCAGGGCGCGCCAAGCCAGGCCCGGCCTTGCGTTCTTATTATGATTCTGTCTTGCCCCAACCTCCTCGCTCATCAGAAGGCGGCGGCCCAGTACGCGGCCTCCTTCCCCCGGAGCCCAGGAAAGGGTTCCACCACGAACACAGTGCTCAAAACACATCAACGAATCAAGGTAAAGACTGCCATGGCGGAGGGGGGATTTCAGACATGTCTGAGAACCAGGCGGGTGACGCTGCCTTCTCGAACCAGGGCTTTCAGAACAACCCGAAGTGTGTCGAAAGCCCTCGCTCTTATCGCCAGTCTGAGCCCAACAGCTCACCCATTTATCCGTCGATAGCTGCTCAGAATCACCATTTCCCTCATAATTCGCCCTCGCTTATCCATTCACCACAAGCAAGAACTTTTCCTCAAGGAGAACAATCTATTGTTCCATCATTCCCACACACAAATCAGACAGACCAAAATTTCCACTTTTCGTCTCGAATGGAGGTTCTGATCAGCACCCAGAGGCACCAACAGCAGTACATGCAACAATCAGAACGACAGCAGTTACAATTCAAACAACAGCCTTTAAAACAGCAAGATGCAGCGCAAAATCACCAAGATCAGCATCGACAGCATTCCCAACCAAATCAGCAAACTCAACAATTAAATTATCAGGTTCATATCAATTGTCAGCAGTCATTACAGAATTACCAACCAGGTAGATCGTACCAACAAACAAGACAATTGCAAGAGCAACATCAAAAAACAGGACATCAGTTTCAACCTGGAGCAATATACCAACAATCTATACAAACCGAACACTCAGTACAACCCCAACCATCAGAACTGAATCTCAAGCAATTAGGTCTTTGTCAGCAGCCGGAAATGCAGCATCAACAACAAGACATGCATCATCAACAGTTAAGACAGCAAAACCAAATGGAACTGCAGCATCAGCATTCCAGGCATCAACAATCTGAACAGCAATACCAGCAGACGAGACACCACCCGTCAGACCCGCACCACCAACAGAAAAGACATCAGCATCATTTACACCAACAACAGTCAGGCCAGATTCAGTATGTGAGCCATCAGACACAGGATCGTCCTCAGACACAACTAAACGCGAATGGACGTGGACAGGCGTTTCCTTCTGGGCAGATCCAGCAAAATCCTTCTCTTCAGCAGTGGCATTCCAGTTCTGCGTTCTGCCACACGCAAAATCAGA ATGGAAATTATGGACTGTATGATCCCTTATCAATTGCGTCCTCTTCAAGCATGCACCACCCAGGCTCCACAACCATTCAGACCAAGTCCTCGG GACCACAGTTTTGA